The proteins below come from a single Mya arenaria isolate MELC-2E11 chromosome 8, ASM2691426v1 genomic window:
- the LOC128244932 gene encoding transcription factor MafB-like, with protein sequence MEANQHLADDFISEFDLVHFEVPTKPVIKKESDSKFTDACCGKTDIRPVLPLQPLTPLGSGRTTPISPDSRSVPLSPAGSEASAASPNAGFPKFMEDLSWLSQSMSFPNGNSEITPDEAVDCLISSSPEFVQSFQKFLVSGAKALSRQASLQSQQSQNSLKCEEVDPVEPLMDMIKEEIPTPPESPLNPPPQQKHTQHYLDENSDIDEDEPSSPMIPMPSPRKRMRKDSTCSSFDMSSCELDDDNLVALPVRELNKRLQGLTKDEIQRLKQKRRTLKNRGYAQNCRSKRMHHKSQLERTNNSLLDQISSLQRHVAVVTRERNYFKQQNELLRTKLGIPPVTGSTSTGQSCESSLSSYPNSPDYGI encoded by the coding sequence ATGGAGGCCAACCAGCATTTAGCAGACGACTTTATTAGTGAATTTGACCTTGTGCATTTTGAGGTGCCAACGAAACCTGTGATAAAGAAAGAATCGGATAGTAAATTTACAGATGCATGCTGCGGAAAGACGGATATTCGGCCAGTTTTGCCTTTGCAGCCTCTGACACCCCTCGGCTCGGGGCGGACCACGCCAATAAGCCCAGATTCTCGAAGTGTGCCTTTGTCGCCGGCTGGAAGTGAAGCTTCTGCCGCATCCCCAAACGCGGGGTTCCCGAAATTCATGGAAGATCTGTCCTGGTTATCTCAAAGCATGTCGTTTCCAAATGGTAATTCCGAAATAACGCCAGACGAAGCTGTCGATTGTCTTATATCGTCGAGTCCAGAGTTCGTTCAAAGTTTCCAGAAATTTCTTGTATCTGGGGCTAAGGCGTTGTCTCGGCAAGCATCTTTGCAATCTCAACAGTCCCAAAATTCTCTTAAATGTGAGGAAGTTGACCCAGTGGAGCCGCTAATGGATATGATAAAGGAAGAAATTCCCACCCCTCCTGAAAGCCCTCTCAATCCACCACCACAGCAGAAGCACACCCAACATTATTTGGATGAAAATTCTGACATAGATGAAGACGAACCATCCTCTCCTATGATCCCAATGCCTAGTCCCCGGAAGCGAATGAGGAAAGACAGCACCTGTAGTAGTTTTGACATGTCCTCGTGTGAGCTTGATGATGACAATCTTGTCGCACTTCCTGTTCGAGAGCTCAATAAACGTTTGCAAGGATTAACTAAGGATGAGATTCAACGATTGAAACAAAAACGACGTACCCTTAAAAACAGAGGGTACGCCCAAAACTGCAGATCTAAACGCATGCACCACAAATCTCAACTAGAACGTACAAACAACTCCTTACTTGACCAAATCTCATCACTGCAACGTCACGTTGCTGTTGTCACACGAGAGAGGAATTATTTTAAGCAGCAAAATGAACTTCTTCGAACAAAACTTGGAATACCACCCGTAACAGGGAGCACCTCGACAGGTCAGTCATGTGAAAGTTCCTTGTCCAGTTATCCTAATTCACCAGACTATGGTATATAA